In Anabaena sphaerica FACHB-251, a genomic segment contains:
- a CDS encoding TetR/AcrR family transcriptional regulator translates to MRVFNSPPPSEAQTRGRILQAAQRLFASQGFDGTTTRDLAQAAGVAEGTLFRHFANKKAILVEVATSGWVDILTDLLTELSEMGSYKAVAQVMRRRMWNMHKNVEIMRVCFMEVQFHPDLRDRIQTEVIDKMTDVAEAFFQTAMDKGIYRQMDAKLVAKVFLGMFAIAGFSDNTLMEPNASPQEMQQMAEGLADIFLNGVLAKE, encoded by the coding sequence ATGCGAGTTTTTAATTCTCCCCCACCCTCAGAAGCTCAAACGCGTGGACGCATTCTTCAAGCGGCACAGCGGTTATTTGCATCTCAGGGATTTGATGGTACTACAACCCGTGACTTAGCACAGGCCGCAGGGGTAGCTGAGGGTACACTCTTTCGTCATTTTGCCAATAAAAAAGCGATTTTGGTAGAGGTGGCGACTAGTGGCTGGGTGGATATTCTCACAGATTTGCTCACAGAATTGAGTGAAATGGGTAGTTATAAGGCTGTAGCCCAGGTAATGCGCCGCAGAATGTGGAATATGCACAAAAATGTCGAGATAATGCGGGTTTGTTTCATGGAAGTGCAGTTCCATCCAGATTTGCGCGATCGCATTCAAACAGAAGTCATTGATAAAATGACCGATGTCGCTGAAGCATTCTTTCAAACGGCAATGGATAAAGGAATCTATCGCCAGATGGATGCCAAACTTGTGGCTAAGGTGTTTTTAGGAATGTTTGCGATCGCAGGTTTTTCTGATAATACCCTCATGGAACCCAATGCGTCTCCCCAAGAAATGCAACAAATGGCCGAAGGACTGGCAGATATTTTCTTAAATGGTGTACTAGCTAAGGAGTAG
- a CDS encoding M16 family metallopeptidase, producing the protein MKHSILDFGFWILDWLRLNKAIVNHSYTDKTHLRGLKTEDISPVHVGGLRLCSSDFQSPFSHSVTRLLSVALVVLIFFVGLTPQAAIALQPSQTSIQPYLDRVVKQLTEFRLDNGLKFIVLERHQAPVVSFVTYADVGGIDEPDGQTGVAHFLEHLAFKGTKRIGTTDYKAEKPLLDRLEQLDAQIRSAKANNKQDDLGKLETEFKSVEAQALKLVNQNEIGQIVEQAGGVGLNATTSSEATRYFYSFPANKLELWMSLESERFLEPVFREFYKERDVILEERRMRVDNSPVGSMVEKFNDTAFTVHPYRRPVIGYDEDIRNLTPANVKQFFDNYYVPSNLTIAVVGDVNPDEVKRLAQTYFGRYQAKPKAQAKITPEPKQTATREVTLELSSQPWYFEGYHRPGVTDPDNAVYDIIGSLLSNGRTSRLYKSLIETQRIALAAQGLSGFPGEKYPNLMLFYALTAPGHTVDDLAIALGKEIARLKTEPVSETELQRVKTQARAGLLRSLDSNMGMAQQLLEYEVKTGSWRNLFKQLDDIASVTPADIQRVAQATFTPENRTVGKLLSKTGNREQGTGNR; encoded by the coding sequence ATGAAACATTCGATTTTGGATTTTGGATTTTGGATTTTGGATTGGTTAAGGTTAAACAAAGCGATTGTAAATCACAGCTACACAGACAAAACCCACCTGCGTGGGTTGAAAACAGAAGATATTTCCCCAGTCCACGTAGGTGGACTTCGTTTGTGTAGTAGCGATTTCCAATCGCCTTTTTCCCATTCCGTCACTCGTCTGTTGTCAGTTGCGTTGGTGGTGTTGATATTTTTTGTGGGTTTGACTCCCCAAGCCGCTATAGCACTGCAACCCAGCCAAACTTCAATTCAACCTTATTTAGATCGGGTGGTGAAGCAGTTAACAGAATTTCGCCTCGATAATGGGCTGAAGTTCATTGTTTTAGAACGACATCAAGCGCCAGTAGTTTCCTTTGTCACCTATGCTGATGTTGGGGGCATAGATGAACCAGATGGACAAACAGGTGTAGCGCACTTTTTAGAACATTTGGCTTTTAAAGGTACAAAGCGCATTGGCACAACAGACTACAAAGCTGAAAAACCACTACTAGACCGCTTAGAACAATTAGATGCCCAAATTAGAAGTGCTAAAGCCAACAACAAACAAGATGACTTAGGAAAGTTGGAAACTGAGTTTAAATCAGTGGAAGCTCAAGCCTTGAAGCTAGTTAACCAAAACGAAATAGGACAAATTGTGGAGCAAGCAGGAGGTGTAGGTTTAAACGCCACTACTTCCAGCGAAGCAACCCGTTATTTTTACAGTTTTCCTGCTAATAAGTTGGAACTGTGGATGTCTTTGGAGTCGGAACGATTTTTAGAACCTGTATTTCGAGAGTTTTATAAAGAAAGAGATGTAATTTTGGAAGAACGACGGATGCGGGTTGACAATTCTCCCGTCGGTTCAATGGTGGAAAAATTCAACGATACTGCTTTCACAGTCCATCCCTACAGACGACCAGTGATAGGTTATGACGAAGATATCCGCAACTTAACACCAGCAAATGTCAAGCAGTTCTTTGATAATTACTATGTCCCCAGCAATTTAACCATCGCTGTTGTTGGTGATGTTAATCCTGATGAAGTGAAAAGATTAGCACAAACTTACTTTGGACGTTATCAAGCTAAACCCAAAGCACAGGCAAAAATTACCCCAGAACCAAAACAAACTGCAACCAGGGAAGTTACTTTAGAACTATCTTCTCAACCTTGGTATTTTGAAGGTTATCACCGTCCGGGTGTTACCGATCCTGATAATGCAGTTTATGACATCATCGGCAGTTTATTGAGCAATGGACGCACTTCACGACTGTATAAGTCTTTGATAGAAACACAGCGCATAGCCTTGGCTGCTCAGGGTCTTAGTGGTTTTCCCGGTGAGAAATACCCGAATTTAATGTTATTTTATGCCCTCACTGCTCCCGGACACACAGTTGATGATTTAGCGATCGCTCTCGGTAAAGAAATTGCCAGATTGAAAACTGAACCTGTATCCGAGACAGAGTTACAGCGTGTGAAAACCCAAGCCAGGGCGGGTTTATTGCGTAGTCTCGATTCCAATATGGGTATGGCGCAGCAATTGTTGGAATACGAAGTCAAAACTGGCTCTTGGCGGAATTTGTTTAAACAGTTAGATGATATTGCATCTGTGACACCTGCTGATATTCAACGGGTAGCACAGGCAACGTTTACCCCAGAAAATCGCACTGTTGGTAAATTGTTGTCGAAAACAGGGAACAGGGAACAGGGAACAGGGAACAGGTAA